The Candidatus Sphingomonas colombiensis genome contains the following window.
GCGCCCGCGCGCTTCTCGATAAACGCGGCCATGCCCTCTGCCTTGTCCTCGGTGGCGGTGAGGATCTGGAACAGGCGACGCTCGGTCAGGATGCCCTGCGCGAGATTGGTCTCGAACGCGGTGTTGACCATTTCCTTGTTCACCATCGCGGCCATCGGCGGCATCGACGCGATCGTCGTGGCGGTCTTGAGTACTTCCTCAAGCAGATCGGCCAGCGGCACGACACGCGCGACGAGCCCCGAACGCTCCGCCTCGGCGGCATCCATCATCCGCCCGGTGAGGCACATTTCCATCGCCTTGGCCTTGCCGATCGCGCGGGTCAGCCGCTGCGATCCGCCCATGCCGGGCGCGACGCCGAGCTTGATCTCGGGCTGGCCGAATTTCGCGGTGTCGGCGGCGATGATGAAATCCGCCATCATCGCCAGCTCGCAGCCGCCGCCGAGCGCGAAGCCGTTGACCGCCGCGATCCACGGCTTGCGGGTGGCGACCACGCCGGTCTGCCAGCCGGCGAAGAAATCCTGCAGGAAGAAATCGGCCGCCGCCATATCGGCCATCTGCTTGATATCCGCCCCCGCGGCGAACGCCTTCTCGCCCGCGCCCGTCAGGACGAGGCAACGCTGCGTATCGTCCTTGTCATAGGCGCCGAACGCGGTGGCGAGATCGGCCAGCACATCGGAATTGAGCGCGTTCAGCGCCTGCGGGCGATTGAGCGTGACGAGCGTGACCGCGCCGCGCTGTTCGACGAGGATATTGGCGTAATCAGACATGATTCTTCTCCAAATCGGCAACCCGTAAATCGGGGACGGCGCTACGACCGGATCAGGCCGGGGTCCATGCTTCCGCATCGGGGAGCGGCGCGAAGATCTGATCGATCACATGATCGCTGACCCCCTCCGGCGTCGGCGGATTCCATTGCGGCGCATTGTCCTTGTCGACGATCACCGCGCGGACGCCTTCGAGGAAATCGTGGCGCTGCACGACGCGGCTGCCGACCGCATATTCCTGCCGCATCTCATCCTCGAACGTCGCCATCGCCTTGCCGTCGAGCAGCAGCTTGAGGCTGACCTTCATCGTCTGCGGCGATTTCGTCTTGAGGATCGCCAGCGTCTCGCGCGCGAAATCGCCATCATCGGCGGCGAGCGCGGCGAACACCTCCTCCAGCCGGTCGGAGGCGAACAAATGGTCGATCTCGGCACGGCGCGCGAGGATCGGCGCTTCCGGCGCGGGGACGGCGAGCGCGTCGAGCGCCGCTTTCGGCCGCTCGGCGATCCGCGTCTTGGCCTCGGGCAAACGCTCGGCGGGGAGGTAATGCGTGGCGAGGCCGAGCGCGAGACACTCCGCGCCGTTGAGGCGATGCCCGGTCAGCGCGAGATACTGCCCGATCCGCCCCGGCAGCCGCGAGAGATACCAGCCGCCGCCGACATCGGGGAACAGGCCGATCCCGGTTTCGGGCATGGCGAGCCGCGTATTCTCGGTCGCGACGCGATACCGGCACGGCTGCGATAGGCCGACGCCGCCGCCCATCGTGATCCCGTCCATGAAGGCCACAATGTCCTTGGCGTAGGTGAACAGCCGATGGTTCATGCGATATTCGGTGTGGAAGAAAGCCCGCGCTTCCGCCCCGTCCTTCGCGCCGCTTTCGGCGAGCATGCGGATATCGCCGCCCGCGCAAAAGCCGCGCCCCTCGGCATGGTCGATGGCGATGACGTGCAGCGCATCCTCGTTGCGCCAAGCCTCCAGCGCCTCCAGCACGCCCTCGCACATCGCGATGTTGAGCGCGTGGATCGCCTTCGGGCGGTTCAGGCGGATGCGGCCGACGGCGCCGTCGGTCTCGACGATCAGATCTTCGGTCACTGGCGCGTCAGCTCCCGCCCGACGATCATTCGCATCACCTGATTGGTCCCCTCAAGGATCGAATGGACGCGCAGATCGCGCCAGAAACGCTCGATCGGATAATCCATCAGATAGCCGTAGCCGCCGTGAAGCTGGAGCGCGCGATCGACCACGCTCGATCCGGTATCGGTCGCCAGCCGTTTGGCCATGGCGGCGAAACGCGTCTTGTCGGGTGCGTTCGCGGTCACCTTGGCGGCGGCGACGTAGAGCAGATAGCGCGCGGCCTGCAGCTCGGTATCCATGTCGGCGAGCGTGAATTGCGTGTTCTGGAAATCGGCGATCGGCTTGCCGAACTGCTGGCGATCCTTGGTATAGGCGATCGCCTCGTCGAGGCAGCGCTGCGCCCCGCCGAGCGAGCAGGCGCCGATATTGAGCCGGCCGCCATCGAGCCCCATCATCGCGAAGCGAAAACCATCGCCCTCCGCGCCGACGCGATTGGCGACCGGCACCTTCACATTGTCGAACAGCACCTGCCGCGTCGGCTGCGCATGCCAGCCGAGCTTGCGCTCGTTCGCACCGAACGACACGCCGGGCATGTCCTTGTCGATGACGAGGCAGGAGATGCCCTTCGGCCCGTCCGCCCCCGTGCGGACCATGGTGACATACACCTCATTCTCCCCCGCGCCGGAGATGAACTGCTTCGAACCGTTGACGATATAGTGATCGCCCTCCAGCCGCGCCGACGTCTTGAGCGCGGCGGCGTCGGAGCCGGAGCCCGGCTCGGTCAGGCAATAGCTCGCCATCCGCTCCATCGTGACGAGATCGGGAAGGTATCGACCCTTGAGGTCGTCGCTGCCGAAGCGATCGATCATCCACGACGCCATATTATGGATCGAGACGAACGCGGACGTAGCGGGGCAGCCATAGGCCATCGCCTCCATGATCAGCGCCGCTTCCAGCCGGCCTAGGTTGATCCCGCCCGATTCCTCGCTGACGTAGATCGCCGCGAAACCGAGGTCCGCCGCCGCCTTGATCACGTCACGCGGGAAATGATGCTTCTCATCCCATTCCGCCGCGAACGGCGTGATGCGATCGGCGGTGAAGCGCCGGGCCAGCTCCTGAATCTCGCGCTGGTCGTCGGTAAGGTCGAACTGGTTGGTCATATTTCCTCTCAGGCTCCGCACCGCGTGTAGCGCAGTGTCTGGCCGTCGGCGATGCGGGTGAGCGCGTTGCCATTGTCTTCAAGGGTCAGCGGGGTTTCCTGTTCCCACGACTGCCCTTCGCCGGAGAATGCGAGCGTCGCCTTGATCTCGGTGGGGGAGATGGTGGCGAGCTGCGTCACGGTGGCGCGCGATTCGTAGAAGGTCAGGCGATCGGGCTCGACCAGCATCAGCCCCTTCGCGTCGCCCCTGGTCGAGGTGCAATCCGCTGGGACGAGCCCCCAGCGGCCCTGAAAGGCCGCCGGGATGCGTCCGCCCACGATCGCCGTGCCGGGCTCCGCTACCTTTGCCGGATCGATCGCGTTCACGGTGTTGAACAAGCCGCCCTCGTCGTAGGACACCTCGTTCTTCTGTTCCGGTGCGCACGCCGACAGGGCGGCGATCAGCGCGAAGGCCAGCGTGCGTTTCATCCCGATCACTCCCGTTGCGAAAGGCTTCCCTATCAGCCCATCGTCGGGATGACGAATGCGTTGCCGCCATCGGGCGAGCCATCCGGCCAGCGCTGGGTGATCGTCTTGACCTTCGTCCAGAACTTCACGCCTTCCATGCCGTGCTGGTTGGTGTCGCCGAACGCCGAGCGCTTCCATCCGCCGAAGGTGTGATAGGCGACCGGCACCGGGATCGGCACGTTGATCCCGACCATCCCGACATTCACCCGCGCGGCGAATTCGCGCGCGGCATGGCCGTTGCGGGTGAAGATCGCGACGCCATTGCCATATTGATGATCGCTTGCGAGCTTCAGCGCCGCCTCGAAATCACCCGCGCGGACGATCTGGAGGACGGGGCCGAAGATCTCCTCCTTATAAGCGGACATTTCGGGCGTGACGCGATCGAACAGCGTCGGGCCGATGAAGAAGCCTTCCTCATGGCCCTGCAGCTTGAAGCCGCGACCGTCGACGACCAGCTCGGCGCCTTCGTCCACGCCGGTCTGAATCCAGTTTTCGATCCGCTGGCGATGCTGCGCGGTGACGACCGGGCCGTAATGCGCATCCGCATCGGTGGAGACGCCGACGCGCAACGCGTCGATCGCTGGAATAAGCCGCTCGCGCAGTGCGTCCGCCGTCTTGTCGCCGACCGGCACCACCACCGGCAGCGCCATGCAGCGCTCACCCGCCGAGCCGAATGCCGCGCCGGAAAGATCCGCGACAACCTGATCGAGATCGGCGTCGGGCATGACGATGCCATGGTTCTTGGCGCCGCCCATCGCCTGGACGCGCTTCCCGGCATCGACACCGCGGCGATAGACGTAATGCGCGATATCGGACGAGCCGACGAAGCTGACGGCGGAGATCGCCGGGTGATCGAGGATCGCATCGACCATTTCCTTGTCGCCATGGACGACCTGGAAAATGCCCTCCGGCATCCCCGCCTCAAGGAACAGTTCCGCAAGGCGCACCGGCAACGACGGATCGCGCTCGGAGGGCTTGAGGATGAAGGCGTTGCCGCAAGCGGTGGCCATCGCGCCCATCCACAAGGGGATCATCGCGGGGAAGTTGAACGGCGTGATACCCGCACCGATGCCGAGCGGCTGCCGCATCGAATAGACATCGATGCCCGGGCCGGCGCCTTGGGTATATTCGCCCTTCAGCACATGCGGGATGCCGCACGCGAATTCGACCACTTCGAGGCCGCGCTGGATATCGCCCTTGGCATCGGCGACGACCTTGCCGTGTTCGGACGCGAGCAATTCGGCGAGGCTCTGCATGTTCGCCTCGACCAGTTCCTTGAAGCGGAACATCACGCGGGCGCGGCGCTGCGGGTTGGTCGCGGCCCAGCCGGGTTGCGCGGCCTGCGCGGCGGCGACCGCGCGATCGAGATCGGCCTGCGTGCCGAGCGTGACGCGAGCCTGCACCTTGCCGGTATTGGGATCGAACACGTCGCCCATGCGGCCCGCGCCGCCACCGGAATGGCCGGCAATGAGATGATCGATCACGCGCATGGGGGCTCTCCACGAATTGGTGTTTGATCGGCTTGTAGCCTTCCGGCAATTATGCACTCAACCCGCTTAATTTGCCGGGCCGTGATGCGTTTTTGCAGGATCTCGGTTACGCCCTGCTCTCCGGGGCCCACCTCCCATGCCAGTATTCTGAATGGGAGGCGGGGTGGGAGGAGCGGGGTGGAGCCGCGAAAAAGGGAAGGGCAATGCGGAATTGGGATGATCTGCGTGTTTTCCTCGCGGTGGCGCATATCGGGCGGGTCGCCCCGGCGGCGCGCGCGCTTGGGGTGGACGCCACCACCGTCGCCCGGCGGCTAGCGCGGCTCGAGACGGCGATGGGCGCCGCGCTGTTCGAGACGGTGGCGGGCGAGCGACGGCTGTCGGAGGCCGGGCAGGCATTGCTCCACCACGCGGAGACGATCGACGCCGCGATTTCCGCCGCTACCGAGGGCGAGGTGACGACGGGCGCCGCCGGGCATGTGCGGCTGAGCGTCGCGGAGGGGCTGGCGACGCATGTTCTGGCGCCGCGCGTCCCCATGTTCGCGGCGATGCATCCGCGCATCCGGCTGGATCTGATCACCGCGTCGGGCTTGCTCGACCCGTCGAAACGCGAGGCGGATATCGCGGTGATGCTCGCCCGTCCGCGCAACCGGCAATTGATCGCGGCGCGGCTGGTGGATTATCGGCTGCGGCTATACGCCACGCCCGGCCATCTGGCGGCGGCGGGCACGCCGGAAACCGCGGCGGCGCTGGAGCGGCATGTGCTGGCGAGCTATGTTCCCGAACATCTCCACGCGCCCGAACTCGACTATCTGTCGGAGGTGCATGACGGTCTCGTCGCGCGGCTGCGCAGCACCAGCATCAACGTCCAGCATGCGATGATCGCGGCGGGCGCGGCGATCGGCATCCTGCCCGATTTCATCGCGAGCGGCGATGCGCGGCTGGTTCCGGTGCTGCCGCATATCGTGTTGCACCGCGCTTTCTGGCTCGTCACCCATGCCGACGGCCACGCGACACCGCGCATTCAGGCGGTGACGGCATGGTTGCGGGAGGCGGCGGGGTAGCCGCGCCGTCCCGAAGGGCGTGCGTGAAACGGTGAATGTGGCACGTTCGGGCTCCGCAACCGGCCGACCACCGGTTCTAACCCACGCCCTCCAGTGTCTTCTGGCGGCGGCGCTGCACCGAACTTCCGATCCCCATGGCCTCGCGATATTTGGCGACGGTGCGGCGCGCGATATCGAAGCCCTTGGCGTTGAGCTGTTCAACCAAAGTGTCGTCGGACAGGATCTTCGCGCCTTCGTTCTGGATCAACGCGCGGATCGCAGCCTTCACCGCCTGCGCCGAAACAGCGTCACCGCCATCCGCCGCCTGAATCGCCGAGGTGAAGAAATATTTCAGCTCGAACTGGCCACGCGCGCAGCTCAGATATTTGTTCGAGGTGACGCGGCTGACGGTCGATTCGTGCATCTCGATCGCGTCGGCCACTTGGCGCAAGGTCAACGGGCGGAGGTGCGCCACGCCTTTCAGGAAAAACGCTTCCTGCTGCTTCACGATCTCGGTCGCGACGCGGATGATCGTGCGCTGTCGCTGATCGAGCGCCTTCACCAGCCAGTTGGCGCTGGCGAGGCAATCGCTGAGCCACGCCTTGGATGCCTTGTCCTGCGGGCCGGCCGAAAGCTCGCCATAATAGCGCCGGTTGACCAGCACGCGCGGCAGGGTGGAGTTGTTGATCTCGATCGCCCAGCCGTTCTTGGTGCGGGTGATGAACAAATCGGGCACCACCGCCGGCGCGACATCGCCGCCATAGCGACAACCCGGTTTGGGATCATAGCCGCGCAGTTCGCGGATCATGTCCGCCATATCCTCGTCATCGACCTGGCAGATGCGTTTCAATCGGGCGATCTCGCCGCGAGCGAGCAGATCGAGATGGTCGATCAGCCGCGCCATGCACGGATCGTAGCGATCCGCTTCCTTCGCCTGCAACGCGATACACTCGGCAAGATCGCGCGCGCCGACGCCGGTAGGGTCGAACGTCTGGATCACGCCGAGCATCTGTTCGACCATCGCCAGCGGCACGCCGAGCCGGGTGGCGACTTCCAGCAGCCCGGTGGTGAGATAACCCGCCTCGTCGATCAGATCGATCAGATGTTGCGCGATGAGCAGATCCGCGCCCGACAGCACGTTGCCCGCCTGGGCGGACAGATGATCCGCGAGGCTAGGGGGGCCTTCGGCGAAGGCGTCGAGATCGGGGGCGTCCTCGCCAATGCTCCCGCTGCCGGTGGCCCCGGTGCCAAGCCCGACCGTGTCGATCGCGGCATCGTCGAAGCGCTCGGCGGCAATATCGACATCGAGCGATTCACCCGCTGCCTCGCCTGCCATCACCAGTTCGTCCGCACCGGCCGGTTCCTCGCGAGCGGGGGCGATCGGTTCGCGCTCGCCGACCGGTGCGTCGTCGGCGGCCGGGCTGGTCGCCTCGAGCAGCGGGTTTTTCTCCAGCTCCTCAGCGATCACGCCCTCGATTTCGAGGTTCGACAGCGCCAGCAGCTTGATCGCCTGCTGGAGCTGCGGCGTCATCACCAGCGATTGCGATTGGCGCAGATCGAGGCGCGGGGCGAGCGACATCAGCGGTGTTGCGGCACCAGACCGCCGGGGGCGGGAAAGCGGACCGGCGCCGGCCGCAAGGCAGGGCCGATCCGGGGAATCACAACGAGAAGCCCTCGCCGAGATAGAGGCGGCGGACGTTGGCGTCTGCGACCAGCTCTTCCGGCGAGCCGCTGAACAGCACGCGGCCGTCGTAGATGATGTACGCGCGATCGACGATATCGAGCGTTTCGCGCACATTGTGATCGGTGATCAGCACGCCGATATCGCGGCGCTTCAGATCCTTCACGAGATCTCGGATGTCTGCGATCGAGATCGGGTCGATACCCGCGAACGGCTCGTCGAGCAGCATGATCGTGGGATCGGCGGCGAGCGCGCGCGCGATTTCGGCGCGGCGGCGTTCGCCACCCGATAGCGCCATGGCCGGCGCGGCACGCAGCCGGGTGAGGCCAAATTCGTCCAGCAGCTTATCGAGCCGCTGTTGCCGCGCCGCCGGATCGCGGATGCCGAGTTCGAGCACCGCCATGATATTCTTTTCGATCGTCAGCCCGCGGAAAATCGAGGTTTCCTGCGGAAGATAGCCGAGGCCGAGGATCGCGCGGCGGTACATCGGCAACCCGGTGATATCCTGTCCATCGAGCATGATGCGCCCGGCATCGGGATTCACCAGCCCCATCACCGAATAGAAACAGGTTGTCTTGCCCGCGCCATTGGGGCCGAGCAGCCCGACCACTTCGCCGCGCCCGACAGAAACGGACACGTCGCTCAGCACGACGCGCTTGTCGTAGCTCTTGGCGATCGACACCACCTGCAAGCCATCGGTCAGCGGAGCTTCCGCGATCGATTCGATCCGATCCAGGCTGGTCACGTCATCCATATTCGCGCCGACCTCGCAGCTTCTTGGGTGCCGCCCAGCGCGTTGCCGCGTGATTGGCAGGATTCATGCATGGCCCTTTTGCCCGAGCCGGCATCGAGATGAAAGCCCCGTCGTGCCCGTCAGTTCTTGCTGTCGGGCGCGCTGTTGTTTGCGCGCTTTGGCACGGAGAAGGTGCCAGTGACACGGCCCGAAGGCGCGGAGGTCACGCTACCGCCGGGGACGGTGCCGGTCGACGCCTTGGCGGCGGAGCCGTCGATCACCGCGCGTCCGGTGTCGAGATTGAGCGTCAGCCGGCCGCCATTGACGGTGTTCGAGCCACCTTGTTGCAGCGAGACGTTGCCGACCATGGTGATGAGATGGCGATTGAGATCGTACACCGCGAACTGGCTTTTCGCGATCTGGTTCGGCCGCTTGACGATCACGCCGCCCGCCGCGTCGAGCCGCGATACTTGTGGATTCCCGTCCACCACCTGCCCCGTATAGGCGACGGTCATGCGTTGCGCGTTCAGCGTCATTTCCGCCTGGCGCACCGCTACATTGCCGGTGAGGACCGCGCGATTCGCCTTGTCCTGCAACTGGATCTGGTTCGCGCCAAAATCGATCGGTGCTGCCGAATCGTGACGGGTCTGCGCCTGTGCCGTCGTGGTGACGAGGAGCAAAAGGATGGCTGGGCGCTTCATGGTCGCCGCTATTTCGTGCGTCTCGGCACGATGTGCAAGCGCGCGTTGCCGGTGAGCGTCACGGTATGCGTATCAAGATCGGCGTCGAACTTGTTGGCGCTGAACGTTCCCTGGTTCACGGTGCCCGTCACAGGGTTGTCGGACTGCATCCGGCGCGTCTTGAGATCGAGCGTCGCGTCACGCGTGTCTAGCGTATAGCCGTCCGGCCCGCGAAACGCGATCGGGCCGTCGACCGACACCTGTTCGCTATCCATATTATAGCGCCCCTTGTCGGCAACCAGCGAGGCGGGGCCGTCGGTCAGCCGGATATCGGCGGCGAGCTGCTGGAGGCGAACGATCGGCTCGGCCGAGCTTTTCTGAATCGCGGAGCCCGCGGTCAGCTCGAACGGCTGTCCCTTGCCATCTTCACCACGATAGCGCGCGGCCTGGATCTTCAACCGCTCCTTCGCGACCTCGACTTTGTTCTTGTCGAGCACGAACGAAACATCGCCCCCCGAGGTGAGTGGCGCCATCACCAGAAAGGCGGTGAGCACGCCGATCAGCACCGGCAGGATCCAGTTCGCCGTGCCGACGATGCGGTCATGCGGGCTGCCCGGCGCCGCCCAGCGCTGACGCGCGTCCAGCGGAGGGGCTGCCGTATCAGGCATGGGCGAAGATATCGATCTCGGGCCAGCCGGCGAGATCCAGCTCGGCGCGATGGGGAAGGAAATCGAAACAAGCCTGCGCGAGCGCCATCCGTCCCTCGCGGGTGAGTCGGCGGTCGAACTCTTCCTTGAGCTGATGGAGGAAGCGCACGTCGGATGCGGCATAATCCTTCTGCGCGTCGGAGAGCACGGGCGCCCCCCAGTCGGAGGATTGCTGCTGCTTGGAGATATCCTGACCGAGCAATTCGCGCACCAGCTCCTTCAGCCCATGGCGATCGGTGTAGGTGCGCACCAGCCGCGAGGCGATCTTGGTGCAATAAACCGGCGCCGCGACGACACCGAGGTACTGGCGAATCGCCGCGAGATCGAATCGCGCGAAATGATAGAGCTTGAGTCGCGCCGGATCGGCGAGCACCGCACGCAAATTGGGCGCGGCATAGTCGGAACCGGGGGCGAAACGCACCAGATGCTCGTCGCCGCTGCCGTCGGACAATTGCACCACGCACAGCCGGTCGCGCGGCGTGATGAGCCCCATCGTCTCGGTATCGACCGCGATCGACGCGCCGGGCGCGAACACGTTGGGGGGAAGGTCTTCCTCGTGGAAATGAACGGTCATTGCGCTGCCCTAGCGGGCGAGCGACCATCGCTCAATGCCTTGCAAGGTTGCCATCCGCGCGGAAAAGGCACGAATCGTTAGCTAGTGTGGTATTTTCGCGCGCGCCCTCACTGCGATTCTAAGAGCGAGACGGCGACGAATCCGCGTTCGTCATGGCTCTTCCTACGACAGCCTGTGCTTATGGTGCGACAGTATTGCAAGTATCGACATGTCAAACCGCGTTCTGAATACGATTCTGTTCGCGGTTAGAACAAAGCTGGGCTATGGCTGCATCTGTGGCGCAAAAGGTTTGGTGCCCGAAGAGGTGTGGTTGCAGTTCGCCGTCCGGCGCGCACCTCTTGACGGCGAAGTCGGGCGGATGGGAAGACGAACGGGGTTTATGGGTTTCGACAAAGGTAACCGCGGACAACGTGGCGGGCGCGGCCGCGACAAGCGCGACAGTTTCGGCGGCGATGAGTCCGGCGGTGACTTCGGTGGCGGCGGCTTTGGCGGCGGCGGCTTCGGTGGTGGTGGCTTTGGCGGCGGCGGCTTCGGCGGCGGCGGCGGTTTCCGCGGCGGTGGCGGCGGCGGTGGCTTCCGCGGTGGCGGCGGCTTCGGCGGCGGCGGCGGCGGTTTTCGTGGCGGCGGTGGTGGCGGGATGCCCCCCCAGGTCGTCGGCGAAGGCACGGGTGTCGTAAAGTTCTTCAACGCGCAAAAGGGTTTCGGCTTTGTCGTGCGCGATGATGGCGGCGAGGACGTGTTCGTTCACATTTCCGCAGTCGAGCAGGCCGGCCTGACCGGCCTCGCCGAGGGCCAGCCGCTTGGCTTCACCCTCGTCGATCGCGGTGGCCGTATCTCGGCGACCGAGCTGAAGATCGACGGCGAACCGATGCCGGTTCAGGAGCGCGCTCCCCGTGAAGGTGGCTTCGATTCCCCGCGCGACGGCGGTTTCGGTGCTCCGCGCGGCGGCGCCGGCGGTGCGCAGCGTCAGCTGACTGGTGAGAAGGCGACCGGCACGGTCAAGTTCTTCAACGCGATGAAGGGCTTCGGCTTCATTCAGCGCGATGACGGCCAGCCCGATGCGTTCGTACACATCTCGGCGGTAGAACGCGCTGGCCTCGGCGGCTTGAACGAGGGCGATCGCCTGTCGTTCGAGATCGAGGTTGATCGTCGTGGCAAATATGCTGCGGTGAACCTTCAGCAGTCGAGCTGATCGACCCGCTTAGCGGTTGATGGCGGCCCGTCCGACTTAGTGTCGGGCGGGCCGCTCTCGTTTTGGCCCGATCGCCGGCCGCGTGCGGCCGCGATCTGCGCGGCGCGGCGACGGCAGCGGTTGAGGTGATGATGCGTCTTTTCCCGTTTTTCCTGCTGGCGATTCCCGCCGCGGTGGCCGCTGACACCCCGCCGCCGGCCACCCCCGCTGTCACGACTCTGGTGCCGACGGTGGTCGCGCGTTTCCCCCACGATCCAGCGGCGTTCACCGAGGGGCTGCTGTGGTACCGCGGCCGCCTTTATGAAAGCGTCGGGCTGGAGGGGCATTCGGACGTCCGCCGGGTCGATCTCGCTTCCGGACGCGTGCTGGCGCGCGGCACCATCCCCGCCGAGTTGTTCGGCGAGGGGCTGGCGGTGTGGAAGGACGGGCTGATCAGCCTCACATGGCATGGCGGGATCGCCTATCGCTGGAACATCGCAACGATGAAGCGTACCGGCACCGCGCGTTATAGCGGCGAGGGCTGGGGGCTGACGACGCTCGGTGATTCGCTCGTGCGTTCGGATGGCAGCGCGACGCTGACTGTCCACGATCCGA
Protein-coding sequences here:
- a CDS encoding glutaminyl-peptide cyclotransferase; amino-acid sequence: MMRLFPFFLLAIPAAVAADTPPPATPAVTTLVPTVVARFPHDPAAFTEGLLWYRGRLYESVGLEGHSDVRRVDLASGRVLARGTIPAELFGEGLAVWKDGLISLTWHGGIAYRWNIATMKRTGTARYSGEGWGLTTLGDSLVRSDGSATLTVHDPKTLAVRRRIAVTLNGKPINQLNELEAVDGAIFANVWRSPYIVRIDPANGRVTAIVDLRPIVAEVGISDDIEAVANGIAWDPAKRRLFITGKRWPTLFEIRLPAG
- a CDS encoding cold-shock protein; translation: MGFDKGNRGQRGGRGRDKRDSFGGDESGGDFGGGGFGGGGFGGGGFGGGGFGGGGGFRGGGGGGGFRGGGGFGGGGGGFRGGGGGGMPPQVVGEGTGVVKFFNAQKGFGFVVRDDGGEDVFVHISAVEQAGLTGLAEGQPLGFTLVDRGGRISATELKIDGEPMPVQERAPREGGFDSPRDGGFGAPRGGAGGAQRQLTGEKATGTVKFFNAMKGFGFIQRDDGQPDAFVHISAVERAGLGGLNEGDRLSFEIEVDRRGKYAAVNLQQSS